A region of Betta splendens chromosome 13, fBetSpl5.4, whole genome shotgun sequence DNA encodes the following proteins:
- the sst1.1 gene encoding somatostatin 1, tandem duplicate 1, with the protein MKMLSSPRLRCLLLLLLSLAASISCSSAAQRDAKLRLLLHRTPLLASKQDTSRSSLADLLLSDLLQVENEALEEENLPLGGGEPEDAAVDLERAGARGPLLGPRERKAGCKNFFWKTFTSC; encoded by the exons atgaagatgctGTCCTCCCCgcgcctccgctgcctcctcctgctcctcctctccctcgccgcctccatcagctgctcctccgccgcCCAGAGAGACGCCAAActccgcctgctgctgcaccgGACCCCGCTGCTGGCCTCCAAACAg GACACGTCTCGGTCCTCGCTGGCCGACCTGCTCCTGtcagacctgctgcaggtggagaacgaggctctggaggaggagaaccttCCTCTGGGGGGAGGAGAACCCGAGGACGCGGCTGTGGACCTGGAGCGGGCCGGCGCCAGGGGACCGCTGCTCGGACCCCGCGAGAGGAAGGCCGGATGCAAGAACTTCTTCTGGAAGACCTTCACGTCCTGCTGA